Sequence from the Flavobacterium sp. J372 genome:
AAAAATCAACTTCACCAACGGCGACGCTGAGTTTGACACCAACGGCGTACAGTTTGTAATAAACCCGAATGACGAGTTTGGCCTTACAAGGGCAATCATATTTAAAGAGCAACAGGGCGCGAGTGTTACAGTGGTAAACGTTGGCGGTACTGATGCTGAAGCAACGTTAAGGAAAGCCCTTGCCATAGGCGCTGACGAGGCTATACGTGTGAACGCAAACCCTACCGATGGTTTCTTTGTGGCTAAACAGCTTGCTGAAGTGGTAAAGAATGGAGGTTATGACCTTGTAATTGCCGGTAAAGAATCTCTTGACTATAACGGCGGAATGGTTCCTGGAATGCTTGCAGCAATGCTTAACTTTGATTTTGTAAATTCTTGCCTTAAGCTTGAAGTAAACGGTACCGAGGCGAAAGCCGTTCGCGAAATTGACGGTGGTAAGGAAACATTAAGCGCTAAATTGCCACTAGTTGTAGGCGGACAAAAAGGCCTTGTGGAAGAAAAAGACCTGAGGATACCAAACATGCGTGGTATTATGATGGCACGCCAAAAAGCCCTTACTGTACTTGAGCCAACCGGAGCCGACAGCAAGACAAAAGCAGTTAAATTTGAAAAACCTGCACCAAAGTCAGCTGTGAAGATGATAAGCCCAGACAACCTTGATGAACTTGTAAACCTGCTGCACAACGAAGCGAAAGTAATTTAATGAAACGATGAATTAATTTTTCAATGTAGCAATTCCGCGCAAGAAGCCAATTGATACATTGATACATTTTCAAATTAAAAAATTAAAAACATGTCAATCTTAATATACGCTGAACAAGCTGAAGGAAAATTTAAAAAGACGGCGTTTGAGCTTGCTTCTTACGCTAAAAAAATAGCCGGCGAAACCGGTACTACTGTTACCGCAGTAACAATTAACGCCAATGATGTTTCGGCACTTGGCCAATATGGCGTTGATAAAGTGCTTAACGTGAAAAATGATAAGCTTGCTACATTTAATGCAAAGGCTTATGCTGATGCTATAAAGCAGGCTGCGCAAAAAGAAGGGGCTAAAATTGTTGTACTTTCATCAACTACTGATAGCCTATACCTTGCTCCGCTTGTAGCTGTAGGCCTTGAGGCTGGTTATGCTTCAAACGTGGTGGCTGCGCCAATAAGCCTTTCGCCTTTCCAGGTTAAGAGAAATGCATTTTCAAATAAAGCTTTCAACATCACTGAAATAAATACTGATGTAAAGGTTATCGCAATCGGTAAAAACTCATTCGGACTTGTAGAATCTAACGGCGCTGCTACTGTAGAAGAGTTTAATCCAACATTAAATGATGCCGACTTCTCAGTAAAAGTTGAGTCGTCTGAAAAAGTTACGGGTAAAGTTACTATCGCTGATGCTGACGTTGTAGTATCGGGTGGCCGCGGACTGAAAGGCCCTGAAAACTGGCACCTTATTGAAGACCTTGCTGCTGCTTTTGGTGCTGCAACAGCCTGCTCTAAGCCGGTGAGCGACCTTGGCTGGAGGCCTCACAGCGAGCACGTTGGCCAGACAGGTAAGCCTGTAGCATCAAACTTGTATGTAGCTGTGGGTATTTCAGGGGCGATACAGCACATCGCGGGTATCAATTCATCTAAAGTTAAAGTGGTAATCAACGCTGATGCTGATGCACCTTTCTTTAAAGTTGCTGACTACGGTATTGTAGGTGATGCTTTTGAAATACTGCCGAAACTGACAGAAAAAATTAAAGCCTTCAAGGCACAAAACTCATAATTTTATTATAAATTGTGCCCACTTTCGGGC
This genomic interval carries:
- a CDS encoding electron transfer flavoprotein subunit alpha/FixB family protein gives rise to the protein MSILIYAEQAEGKFKKTAFELASYAKKIAGETGTTVTAVTINANDVSALGQYGVDKVLNVKNDKLATFNAKAYADAIKQAAQKEGAKIVVLSSTTDSLYLAPLVAVGLEAGYASNVVAAPISLSPFQVKRNAFSNKAFNITEINTDVKVIAIGKNSFGLVESNGAATVEEFNPTLNDADFSVKVESSEKVTGKVTIADADVVVSGGRGLKGPENWHLIEDLAAAFGAATACSKPVSDLGWRPHSEHVGQTGKPVASNLYVAVGISGAIQHIAGINSSKVKVVINADADAPFFKVADYGIVGDAFEILPKLTEKIKAFKAQNS
- a CDS encoding electron transfer flavoprotein subunit beta/FixA family protein gives rise to the protein MKILVCISHVPDTTAKINFTNGDAEFDTNGVQFVINPNDEFGLTRAIIFKEQQGASVTVVNVGGTDAEATLRKALAIGADEAIRVNANPTDGFFVAKQLAEVVKNGGYDLVIAGKESLDYNGGMVPGMLAAMLNFDFVNSCLKLEVNGTEAKAVREIDGGKETLSAKLPLVVGGQKGLVEEKDLRIPNMRGIMMARQKALTVLEPTGADSKTKAVKFEKPAPKSAVKMISPDNLDELVNLLHNEAKVI